A window from Gottschalkiaceae bacterium SANA encodes these proteins:
- a CDS encoding MurR/RpiR family transcriptional regulator: MLQHQNPYLLVKSLYPNMHRVEKKIADFILDNKNDVTAMTIAKIAKHCEIAESSVVRFSKTLGYSGFSELKLNLASHSSHLDTKIFENIDSNDSTASIINKVFAVNISTLQNTLNILNYKSIDQAIKAIDQSNKIVFFGIGTSAPLANDFYYRFMRIGLPAHVATDPHIGILSASMLDEHSVAIVISHKGRSIETIKNIRMAKEKKATTICITSFLNSPMTDYADIVLCASSTETEILGEAISSRIAHIAILDCIYSGIALKRKDTSLPHIQNMQEIMEQHRIK, encoded by the coding sequence ATGCTGCAACATCAGAACCCCTATCTGCTTGTAAAGAGCTTATATCCCAACATGCATCGCGTTGAAAAGAAAATTGCCGACTTTATCCTCGACAACAAAAATGACGTAACCGCTATGACCATCGCAAAAATTGCCAAGCACTGCGAGATCGCTGAATCCAGTGTTGTGCGATTTAGCAAAACCCTCGGCTATTCTGGATTTAGTGAATTGAAACTAAACCTAGCCAGTCACTCCTCTCATTTGGACACAAAAATATTTGAAAATATTGATTCTAACGATAGCACTGCTTCCATCATCAACAAGGTGTTTGCGGTAAATATTTCAACCTTGCAAAATACCTTGAATATTTTAAACTATAAGAGTATCGATCAAGCGATCAAGGCAATTGACCAATCCAACAAAATTGTTTTCTTTGGAATTGGTACCTCAGCCCCCCTCGCAAATGACTTTTATTATCGATTTATGCGAATCGGCTTGCCCGCGCATGTCGCAACGGACCCACACATCGGCATTCTCTCTGCTAGTATGCTGGATGAACATTCCGTTGCAATTGTCATTTCCCATAAAGGCAGATCCATCGAAACAATTAAAAATATTCGCATGGCCAAAGAGAAAAAAGCAACCACCATTTGTATCACCAGTTTCTTAAACAGTCCAATGACCGACTATGCCGACATTGTACTCTGTGCCTCTTCCACCGAAACGGAAATTTTAGGTGAAGCGATTTCCTCAAGAATTGCCCATATTGCAATCTTAGACTGCATCTATTCAGGGATTGCCTTAAAGAGAAAAGACACAAGTCTTCCACATATACAAAACATGCAAGAGATTATGGAACAGCATCGTATCAAATAA
- a CDS encoding Na+/H+ antiporter NhaC family protein, with translation MKNQRKPSFTALLPILIFLALTFSFGIALGSSKVVDALVFFMIAAFIAIFMNKERTTMAKIETFARGAANENTVIMIMIFLLAGAFAKVARDGGAVDSVVNLFLTYIPDFMLVPGLFFVACLVALSLGTSVGTVTAMAPVAVGLAEATGIPVALVVGATLGGAAFGDNMSVISDTTIAATRLCGVEMRDKFRVNFLIVLPAGIITMIAFAVMTMGSDYTFVAGNFNLLQVLPFAVVLVAALLGANVFYVLLSGILLAGGIGMYFNAFEHEFGQLVGVLTTAHAGMMGMAKISIIVLIVGGIIGLIKYNGGIDWIVQKLEKKASDPKTGLLSIIGLTVLVTIFTANSTVAIVTAAPIAMETTKKFGIDPRRTAAYLDMFATSTMANVPWGGMMLAAASTATASMTSGELIAVDIIKYSTYSHLVMVSALICLFIGFPKLKARKTVDVSTDEEIAV, from the coding sequence ATGAAAAACCAAAGAAAACCTAGTTTCACGGCTTTATTACCAATTTTAATATTTCTCGCTTTAACTTTTAGCTTTGGTATCGCATTGGGAAGTTCAAAAGTGGTAGATGCACTTGTCTTCTTTATGATCGCGGCATTTATTGCAATTTTCATGAACAAAGAACGTACCACTATGGCGAAGATTGAAACCTTTGCGAGAGGGGCAGCTAACGAAAACACCGTTATTATGATTATGATCTTCTTGTTGGCAGGCGCTTTTGCAAAAGTGGCTCGAGATGGTGGTGCGGTTGATAGCGTCGTCAACTTGTTCTTAACCTATATCCCTGATTTTATGCTCGTTCCAGGTCTATTTTTTGTGGCTTGCTTGGTTGCACTGTCTTTGGGAACTTCAGTGGGCACGGTAACGGCGATGGCGCCGGTTGCAGTCGGCTTGGCTGAAGCGACAGGAATTCCAGTCGCATTGGTTGTTGGTGCAACATTAGGCGGCGCGGCATTTGGCGACAATATGTCTGTTATTTCCGATACAACAATCGCGGCAACAAGACTTTGTGGTGTTGAGATGAGAGACAAGTTCCGGGTCAACTTCTTGATCGTATTGCCTGCAGGGATAATAACCATGATTGCCTTTGCAGTTATGACAATGGGTAGTGATTATACCTTTGTTGCTGGCAACTTCAATCTGTTGCAAGTGCTTCCATTTGCAGTTGTATTGGTTGCTGCGCTATTGGGTGCCAATGTATTCTATGTTCTACTTTCCGGTATTCTATTAGCTGGTGGAATCGGCATGTACTTCAATGCATTTGAACATGAGTTTGGCCAATTGGTAGGTGTTTTGACAACAGCCCATGCAGGTATGATGGGAATGGCAAAAATCTCAATAATTGTGTTGATTGTTGGCGGGATTATTGGTTTAATTAAGTACAATGGTGGAATTGACTGGATTGTTCAAAAGCTTGAAAAGAAAGCAAGTGATCCCAAGACTGGTTTGTTAAGTATTATTGGTTTGACTGTTTTGGTTACAATTTTTACAGCGAACTCGACAGTAGCAATTGTAACTGCAGCACCGATCGCCATGGAAACAACAAAGAAATTTGGTATCGATCCAAGAAGAACCGCAGCGTATCTGGATATGTTTGCGACTTCAACAATGGCCAACGTTCCTTGGGGCGGCATGATGTTGGCAGCGGCTTCAACGGCAACTGCATCCATGACATCGGGTGAGTTGATTGCTGTTGATATTATTAAGTACTCTACGTATTCGCACTTGGTTATGGTATCCGCGTTAATTTGCTTATTTATTGGCTTTCCAAAGTTAAAAGCGAGAAAAACAGTAGACGTTTCAACAGATGAAGAAATAGCAGTTTAG
- a CDS encoding pyridoxal-phosphate dependent enzyme has product MKTYTALEVVELLQDIPRVKMGFFPTPFHRLNNLSDDYGVDIFIKREDMSGPSSFGGNKVRKIEYIVGEAKEKGIDTLITVGGYQSNAALQLAQYSNINQLKCIAVLGDTKNEKDPEERKGNLLLNSMLGTEIHLVHRDEPKGNYDMNPLWAKVDRKVNALIQENEAEGHKVMNVPVGCTSPAGWVAYMEVFAEVTSQAEALGEEIDYIFHANGSAGSLPGMIVGKLLTGAKTKIISINNRRYGPGEVVGEQDIFDRVKYLFNKFEIEPPSDDEIWAEINIDQAFLGNGYGAPTKEGSAAIIEVAKKEGLFLDPVYTGKSFSGLLGYIQSGKIPKGSKVCYIHTGGTGGIFAGKQAFGPELIAHIYK; this is encoded by the coding sequence ATGAAAACGTATACAGCATTAGAAGTTGTTGAGTTATTGCAAGACATCCCACGAGTCAAAATGGGTTTCTTTCCGACACCATTCCATCGTCTAAACAATTTATCGGATGATTATGGTGTGGATATTTTCATCAAGAGAGAAGACATGTCTGGACCAAGTTCATTTGGCGGAAACAAAGTGCGAAAGATTGAATATATCGTTGGAGAAGCGAAAGAAAAAGGGATTGACACCTTGATTACGGTTGGAGGCTATCAATCCAATGCAGCCCTTCAATTGGCGCAGTATTCAAACATCAATCAGTTAAAGTGCATCGCAGTATTGGGTGATACGAAAAATGAAAAAGATCCAGAAGAGCGTAAAGGCAATTTGCTATTGAATAGCATGCTCGGTACCGAGATTCATTTGGTTCATCGGGATGAACCAAAAGGAAATTACGATATGAATCCATTGTGGGCGAAAGTGGATCGGAAAGTGAATGCACTGATTCAAGAGAATGAGGCTGAAGGTCACAAAGTGATGAATGTTCCTGTTGGATGTACGAGTCCCGCTGGTTGGGTTGCTTATATGGAAGTTTTTGCTGAGGTTACAAGTCAAGCGGAGGCATTGGGAGAAGAAATTGATTATATTTTCCATGCGAATGGGTCAGCAGGCTCATTGCCTGGTATGATTGTTGGCAAGTTATTGACGGGTGCAAAAACCAAGATTATTTCAATCAACAATCGACGATATGGACCTGGTGAAGTTGTTGGAGAACAAGATATCTTTGATCGGGTGAAATACTTGTTTAATAAGTTTGAAATCGAACCGCCATCAGATGATGAAATTTGGGCGGAGATAAATATTGATCAAGCATTCCTTGGAAATGGATATGGCGCACCGACTAAAGAGGGCAGTGCAGCAATTATTGAAGTTGCTAAAAAAGAAGGGCTTTTCTTGGATCCGGTATACACCGGTAAAAGTTTCTCGGGATTGTTGGGCTACATTCAATCTGGAAAAATTCCAAAAGGAAGCAAGGTTTGTTACATTCATACCGGAGGAACTGGTGGTATTTTTGCAGGGAAACAAGCCTTCGGTCCGGAGTTGATTGCACATATTTACAAGTAG
- a CDS encoding RidA family protein, with protein sequence MKAVATEQAPGAIGPYSQAIEANGFLFVSGQLPIDPETGAFAGDDIKSQTKQSLLNAQAILEAAGSGMDKVCKTTVLLADIKTFVEMNEVYATFFVEPFPARAAFEVAELPKGAMVEIEMIAVK encoded by the coding sequence ATGAAAGCAGTAGCAACAGAACAGGCACCGGGTGCAATTGGACCTTACTCACAGGCAATTGAAGCCAATGGATTTCTATTTGTATCGGGGCAATTGCCAATTGATCCGGAAACGGGTGCGTTTGCCGGAGATGATATCAAGTCACAAACGAAACAGTCCTTGTTGAATGCACAGGCAATTTTAGAGGCAGCGGGAAGTGGAATGGACAAGGTTTGCAAAACGACGGTATTGTTGGCCGATATTAAAACTTTTGTCGAGATGAATGAAGTGTATGCAACATTTTTTGTAGAACCGTTTCCAGCACGAGCTGCATTTGAAGTAGCTGAGTTGCCAAAAGGGGCAATGGTTGAAATTGAAATGATCGCAGTCAAATAG
- a CDS encoding PAS domain-containing protein — MMVYEEHIKMANYLATLLGENTEVVLHDFTNLEHSIVYIVNGRITNRQIGDTVTDLLLDFLNKKKRIPEGFLCNYTSKSVNGKTLYSSTYFILDDDDKLVGALCTNTDYSDFNEAVTLLKNFLPNSTAIGIDTPKQQAPVIENFYSNHETLTLDKIHEEIEKLNIPPLRMTPDEKMTVVTSLYEMGMFMLKGAVQATSIQLETSEATIYRYIRNAKNQ; from the coding sequence ATGATGGTTTATGAAGAACATATAAAAATGGCAAATTACTTGGCTACTTTGTTGGGCGAAAATACCGAAGTCGTGTTGCATGACTTTACCAATCTTGAGCATTCAATTGTATATATCGTCAATGGTCGCATTACCAACCGACAAATCGGAGATACTGTCACCGACTTGTTACTCGACTTTTTGAACAAGAAAAAAAGAATCCCAGAAGGATTCCTTTGCAATTACACCTCAAAATCAGTAAACGGAAAAACGTTATACTCCTCCACCTATTTTATTCTGGATGACGACGACAAACTTGTCGGTGCACTATGTACCAATACCGACTACTCCGATTTTAATGAAGCAGTTACCTTACTGAAGAACTTCTTACCAAACTCGACAGCAATCGGAATTGATACCCCAAAACAACAAGCACCTGTTATAGAAAATTTTTATTCCAATCACGAAACGCTGACCCTTGATAAGATACATGAAGAGATTGAAAAACTTAATATTCCGCCATTGAGGATGACACCTGACGAAAAAATGACAGTTGTCACTTCACTTTATGAAATGGGTATGTTTATGCTGAAAGGTGCTGTGCAAGCAACTTCTATCCAATTAGAAACCTCAGAGGCAACGATCTACCGCTATATCCGAAATGCAAAGAATCAATAA
- the rbsB gene encoding ribose ABC transporter substrate-binding protein RbsB, with protein sequence MKKRLLVLLLVGILCAMSFAGCQSSSAGGESDEVVVGFAVSTLANDFFVTMNDAAVAKAEEMGIKLITLDAQDNAETQATQIEDFITKQVDILLVNPVDSDAVGTAVLAANEAGIPVITVTRPSNLGEVLQHLDIDNKEAGMLDAEQLVKDLGGKGKVAILEGIAGAPSALDRQAGFVDYLKENAPDIEVVTSLTANYSREEGASVTDDILQSNPVLDAIYAHNDGMALGAVRSVIAAGRLAEIKVYGIDATADAVEAVKNGEMAATVMQQPDVQIHKALETAMKVLDGESVEAKINIPLKLITIENAE encoded by the coding sequence ATGAAAAAGAGGTTGTTAGTACTATTGTTGGTTGGTATTCTGTGTGCCATGAGCTTTGCAGGGTGTCAATCTAGTTCTGCAGGTGGAGAGTCGGATGAAGTTGTTGTGGGCTTCGCTGTTTCAACCCTTGCCAATGATTTCTTTGTAACCATGAATGATGCGGCGGTTGCAAAGGCTGAAGAAATGGGAATCAAGTTAATTACATTGGATGCCCAAGACAATGCAGAAACGCAAGCAACACAAATTGAAGATTTTATTACCAAACAAGTTGATATTTTATTGGTAAACCCTGTAGATTCAGATGCAGTTGGTACAGCTGTATTGGCAGCGAATGAAGCTGGTATTCCTGTTATTACGGTAACAAGACCTTCAAACTTGGGTGAAGTCTTGCAACATTTGGACATTGACAACAAAGAAGCTGGAATGTTGGATGCTGAACAATTAGTCAAAGACCTGGGTGGAAAAGGGAAAGTAGCTATTCTTGAAGGCATTGCAGGTGCTCCTTCTGCATTGGATCGTCAAGCGGGTTTTGTAGATTACTTAAAAGAAAATGCACCCGATATTGAAGTTGTTACATCGTTGACAGCAAACTACTCTCGAGAAGAAGGCGCAAGCGTAACGGATGATATTCTTCAATCCAACCCCGTGTTAGACGCGATCTATGCCCATAATGATGGAATGGCTTTGGGCGCTGTACGTTCGGTAATTGCAGCAGGTCGACTAGCGGAGATCAAGGTTTATGGAATCGATGCAACAGCAGATGCGGTAGAAGCAGTTAAAAATGGTGAAATGGCAGCAACTGTTATGCAGCAGCCCGATGTCCAAATTCATAAGGCGTTAGAAACAGCCATGAAAGTATTGGACGGGGAATCCGTAGAAGCAAAAATCAATATTCCATTAAAATTAATTACAATTGAAAATGCAGAATAA
- a CDS encoding sugar ABC transporter permease, with translation MDQNKSTWNKIAKILKGEVGLLLILVILCVLFSFSSKYFLTAKNILNVTRQISVVLTIAIGMLCVILVGEIDLSVGSTAALAGIACAWVITTTGSQSMGMLAAIIIGIAVGSFNGVMTVYGRIPSFIVTLASMGIIRGIGLVWTQGKPFSGLPESFSFIGAKHILGVPVSSIVAVILLIIGYFILHKTKHGVYLKAIGANSEAATLSTIPNNRYKVLSFVIVGMMCAIGGVMTTSKLLTASPTACTGMEMDVLSAVILGGASLSGGIGTITGTALGALIIGIINNGMNMLSISPFFQQIVKGAIILAAVLLKRKNSKA, from the coding sequence ATGGATCAGAATAAGTCTACTTGGAACAAAATAGCGAAAATCCTCAAGGGTGAAGTTGGTTTGCTTTTGATTTTGGTCATTCTTTGTGTGTTATTTTCTTTTTCATCGAAGTATTTTCTAACCGCAAAGAACATTTTAAATGTAACGCGTCAAATCTCGGTTGTATTAACCATTGCCATCGGCATGCTTTGTGTGATTTTGGTTGGTGAGATTGATTTGTCTGTTGGTTCAACAGCAGCATTAGCGGGCATCGCTTGTGCCTGGGTGATCACCACGACAGGATCACAATCAATGGGGATGCTGGCGGCAATCATTATTGGTATTGCGGTTGGTTCATTTAATGGAGTGATGACAGTCTATGGTCGAATTCCATCTTTTATTGTTACCTTGGCGTCTATGGGGATTATTCGAGGAATTGGTTTGGTCTGGACGCAGGGAAAACCTTTTTCGGGACTGCCAGAGAGTTTTTCATTCATAGGAGCGAAACATATATTAGGCGTTCCCGTATCAAGTATCGTTGCGGTAATTCTACTTATTATTGGATATTTCATTCTACATAAGACCAAACATGGGGTCTATTTAAAGGCAATAGGTGCAAATAGTGAAGCAGCAACATTATCGACGATCCCTAATAACCGCTATAAGGTATTGAGTTTTGTTATTGTAGGTATGATGTGTGCGATCGGTGGGGTTATGACAACATCTAAATTGTTAACGGCATCACCTACGGCATGTACAGGCATGGAAATGGATGTCTTGTCTGCCGTGATTTTAGGAGGAGCTTCCCTTTCTGGCGGAATTGGCACCATAACAGGAACTGCTCTGGGTGCATTGATTATTGGGATTATTAATAATGGAATGAATATGCTAAGTATAAGTCCGTTTTTTCAACAGATTGTAAAGGGTGCGATCATTTTAGCAGCAGTATTGCTTAAGAGAAAGAATAGCAAGGCTTAG
- a CDS encoding sugar ABC transporter ATP-binding protein: MAKLEMKLENIRKNFGGIQALKGVDFELQRGEVHALLGENGAGKSTLIKIITGVHEANDGKIFVRDEEVEIRTPKDARKKGIAAIYQELSLIESLTVAENIYLGNEPTKGLMGVCDRKTLYANSQAYLDKFGIDINPRAMVSDLGMGQKRIVEIVKALAVDSQILLLDEPTTGMSKVEVETLFKIMKNLKENKVTMIYISHYLEEVFKICDRATVLRDGEKIDTFVMKEVSQTQLIKSMIGREIRSQRSRESKDLSGKAVMLELRAYKTDCMQAPVSLSVKKSEILGVTGIVGAGKSELAHSLFGHARAESGEILIQGKVVTLSSTRDAKQYRIALVPEDRKKEGLFLEDSVANNMIISSIEKIENGLGLLDQKKKNQLSEKMGESLKVNPLQVNMPVKNLSGGNQQKVVVAKWLMSDPEIIMMDEPTRGIDVGAKTEIYDLIRGLSQNDKSVIVMSSEFEELIDLCDRILVLRKGEVVGQLLPEEVTNEKLLSLSLGG, from the coding sequence ATGGCGAAGTTGGAAATGAAGTTAGAGAACATTAGAAAGAACTTCGGCGGAATCCAAGCTTTAAAGGGAGTAGATTTTGAGTTACAACGGGGCGAAGTACATGCTCTTTTGGGTGAGAATGGTGCAGGAAAATCGACCTTGATAAAAATTATTACAGGTGTTCATGAAGCCAATGATGGCAAGATTTTTGTCCGAGATGAAGAGGTAGAGATCAGGACACCAAAAGATGCGCGAAAGAAGGGGATTGCAGCAATCTATCAAGAACTGAGTTTGATTGAGTCCTTAACCGTGGCGGAGAATATTTATCTTGGAAATGAACCTACGAAGGGTCTTATGGGTGTTTGTGATCGCAAGACCCTATATGCCAATAGTCAAGCCTATTTAGACAAGTTTGGCATCGATATTAACCCAAGAGCGATGGTTTCTGATTTGGGTATGGGGCAAAAGCGAATTGTTGAAATCGTAAAGGCCTTGGCAGTTGATTCACAAATCTTGTTGTTGGACGAACCGACGACGGGCATGAGCAAGGTCGAAGTGGAAACCTTGTTTAAGATCATGAAGAATTTAAAAGAAAACAAGGTGACGATGATTTACATTTCTCATTATCTGGAGGAGGTATTCAAAATTTGTGACCGCGCCACGGTGCTTCGAGATGGAGAAAAGATCGATACCTTCGTTATGAAGGAAGTGAGTCAAACACAATTGATTAAGAGTATGATTGGGCGTGAGATTCGAAGCCAGAGAAGTAGAGAATCAAAAGATTTAAGCGGTAAGGCCGTCATGTTGGAATTGCGGGCATACAAAACAGATTGCATGCAGGCACCGGTCAGCTTATCCGTTAAGAAATCTGAAATTCTTGGTGTAACGGGAATTGTGGGTGCCGGGAAAAGTGAATTGGCCCATAGCTTGTTTGGTCATGCAAGAGCAGAAAGTGGTGAAATTCTGATTCAGGGGAAAGTGGTGACCTTGTCGAGTACGCGAGATGCCAAGCAATATCGCATCGCGCTTGTGCCTGAAGATCGGAAGAAAGAGGGGCTTTTTTTAGAAGATAGCGTTGCTAATAATATGATTATTTCAAGTATAGAAAAAATTGAGAATGGATTGGGCTTACTTGATCAAAAGAAGAAGAATCAATTGAGTGAAAAAATGGGTGAATCATTGAAAGTGAATCCATTGCAAGTTAATATGCCCGTGAAGAACTTATCGGGCGGAAATCAACAAAAAGTTGTTGTAGCCAAGTGGTTAATGAGTGATCCCGAGATTATTATGATGGATGAACCGACACGCGGCATTGATGTTGGTGCGAAAACTGAAATTTACGATTTAATTCGGGGATTGAGCCAGAATGATAAAAGTGTCATTGTCATGTCGTCAGAATTCGAAGAATTAATCGATTTGTGCGATCGGATTCTTGTATTGAGAAAAGGTGAGGTGGTCGGCCAACTTCTACCAGAAGAAGTGACCAATGAAAAACTTCTGTCCCTGTCTTTAGGAGGTTGA
- the rbsK_1 gene encoding ribokinase, whose protein sequence is MTQTLGKRILCMGSINIDLVMFMQQFPSPGETIMTDNFQTFPGGKGGNQAVTAARLGGAVSYFTKLGDDGFSQELISKQKEASVDTHSILIEEGSTAGVAMIWVDESGQNSISFTPGANQLLSPADVQANAHIFDQADILLITMEIQTETVYEAIRLAKSKGLLVVLDPAPAPAGGIPDEIAALVDYTKPNETEAEILTGIKVTDEASAKLALDALKAKGFQTPIVSLGSQGAATYVDQVFYWIDPIKVESIDTTAAGDVFIGAFTAALSMDESFTACLKYAKTAAAISTTRKGAQSSIPNREEVLSIMQ, encoded by the coding sequence ATGACGCAAACTTTAGGTAAACGGATATTATGCATGGGAAGCATCAATATCGATTTGGTTATGTTTATGCAGCAATTCCCCTCTCCTGGGGAAACGATTATGACGGACAATTTTCAAACCTTTCCTGGTGGAAAGGGTGGAAATCAGGCTGTAACCGCAGCTCGATTAGGTGGAGCAGTCTCGTATTTCACAAAGCTTGGAGACGATGGATTTAGTCAGGAATTGATCAGTAAGCAAAAAGAGGCTTCTGTTGATACCCATTCGATTCTGATTGAAGAAGGGTCGACCGCAGGGGTTGCTATGATTTGGGTGGATGAATCCGGACAGAATTCCATCAGTTTCACACCGGGTGCAAATCAGCTCTTGTCCCCAGCGGATGTACAAGCAAACGCTCATATATTTGATCAGGCGGATATTCTGTTGATTACGATGGAAATTCAAACGGAAACAGTCTATGAAGCCATTCGATTGGCAAAGAGCAAAGGTCTACTTGTAGTTTTAGATCCGGCACCCGCACCAGCAGGAGGGATCCCTGACGAGATTGCTGCTCTGGTTGATTATACAAAACCCAATGAAACAGAGGCAGAAATTTTAACCGGCATTAAGGTGACGGATGAAGCGAGCGCAAAGTTAGCTTTGGATGCCTTGAAAGCAAAAGGCTTTCAAACACCGATCGTTTCTTTAGGTAGCCAAGGTGCTGCCACCTATGTTGATCAGGTCTTTTACTGGATTGATCCCATAAAGGTAGAAAGTATAGATACAACTGCGGCTGGCGATGTATTTATTGGTGCGTTTACAGCGGCATTGTCCATGGACGAATCTTTTACAGCATGCTTAAAGTACGCAAAGACGGCTGCAGCCATTAGTACAACTCGCAAGGGTGCTCAATCATCGATTCCAAATCGAGAAGAAGTATTATCCATCATGCAATGA
- a CDS encoding BtpA/SgcQ family protein, whose protein sequence is MQINTIFTNEKPIIGMVHLRPLPGSPLYDPTVMDMRKIISIAVEEAKILEAAGVDGIQVENMWDIPYLKGDQISFETTAALAIGLHEVVKHVSIPVGVECHMNGALPALACGVAGNAKWIRVFEWCNAFISQSGYIEAVGGQAARMRNRLRAEEIAFLCDVNVKHGSHFIIHDRSVEEQAMDVEAQGGDAIIVTGFDTGKPPSVERVESCKAAVKLPILLGSGVSTGNAKELLRVADGAIVGSWFKEEGQWKNPISLERTQAFMREVESLRGEIK, encoded by the coding sequence GTGCAAATTAATACGATTTTTACGAACGAGAAACCGATTATCGGCATGGTACATTTGAGACCATTGCCTGGCTCCCCTCTTTATGATCCAACGGTAATGGATATGAGAAAGATCATATCCATTGCAGTTGAGGAAGCGAAGATTCTGGAAGCTGCTGGCGTAGATGGTATTCAGGTTGAAAACATGTGGGATATCCCTTATCTGAAAGGAGATCAAATTTCTTTTGAAACAACCGCAGCATTAGCGATAGGACTACATGAAGTTGTGAAACATGTATCGATTCCTGTTGGAGTCGAATGTCATATGAATGGTGCATTACCAGCATTGGCATGTGGTGTTGCAGGAAATGCAAAATGGATACGCGTGTTTGAATGGTGTAATGCATTTATCTCACAATCGGGTTACATTGAGGCCGTGGGAGGGCAGGCGGCACGCATGAGAAATCGTTTACGTGCTGAAGAAATTGCTTTCTTGTGTGATGTGAATGTAAAGCATGGCAGTCACTTTATTATCCATGATCGAAGCGTAGAGGAACAGGCTATGGATGTAGAAGCACAGGGTGGAGATGCCATTATTGTAACCGGGTTTGACACTGGAAAGCCACCATCCGTTGAGCGTGTTGAAAGCTGTAAAGCCGCAGTGAAACTGCCAATTTTGTTAGGCAGCGGTGTATCTACAGGGAATGCTAAAGAACTTTTGCGGGTTGCTGACGGTGCTATTGTAGGTAGCTGGTTTAAAGAAGAAGGGCAATGGAAAAATCCGATCAGCTTAGAGCGAACACAAGCCTTTATGAGGGAAGTGGAAAGTCTGCGAGGTGAAATTAAATGA